Proteins encoded in a region of the Nicotiana tomentosiformis chromosome 9, ASM39032v3, whole genome shotgun sequence genome:
- the LOC138899276 gene encoding uncharacterized protein encodes MAEYEACILGLNLSIDMNIQELLVIGDSDPLVHPVLGEWTTKNTKILPYMYYVQELMKRFTKIEFKHVLRIQNEFADTLATLSSMIQHPAKNFINPIPVRIHNRPAYYAHVEEETDGNLWFHDIKEYLAKGEYPEHANHTQKCTLRRLSNHFFQSGGILYRRTPDLGLLWCIDAKEASKLLEEIHAGTCGPHMNDFVLAKKILRVGYFWMTIEMDCIRKRMNAVYHGQLYQNKISRAFNKRVRPRQFTPGQLVLKRIFPHQDEAKG; translated from the exons atggcagaatatgaggcttgcatattggggctcaatttgtccattgacatgaacattcaggaattgctggtaattggtgattcagaCCCTTTGGTACATCCGGTTCTAGGAGAGTGGACTacaaaaaataccaaaatattacCATATATGTACTATGTGCAAGagttgatgaagagattcacaaagatagagttcaaacatgttctgagaatccagaatgagttcgcagatacATTGGCCACcctgtcttccatgatacaacacccggCTAAGAATTTCATCAACCCTATTCCAGTAAGGATCCATAATCGGCCAGCTTattatgctcatgttgaagaagaaacagATGGGAATCTGTGgtttcatgacatcaaagaataccTAGCAAagggagagtacccggagcatgcaaatcatactcagaaatgCACCCTccgaagattatccaaccatttcttccaaagtggaggaattctgtacagaaggactccagacctaGGATTATTATGGTGTATTGACGCtaaggaagcttccaaactgctcgaagagatacatgccggaacttgtgGACCACATATGAACGATTttgttttagccaagaagatattaagagtaggatatttttggatgactatcgAAAtggactgcatcag gaaaagaatgaatgcagtataCCATGGTCAACTTTACCAAAACAAAAtatccagagctttcaacaaaagggtcagacCTAGACAGTTCACACcggggcagctggtgctgaagcggatcttcccccatcaagatgaagccaaagggtaa